One region of Paraburkholderia acidiphila genomic DNA includes:
- a CDS encoding ATP-dependent Clp protease ATP-binding subunit, giving the protein MAQFNCDICGVRPATVRVAVLQDGRRRFLDVCDYHYAQLTRHQRTLSPLEALFRASQQADGTGDTGDAAAEPAPQAMEAGDGAIVERYFSDVARELLQRAAERAVQFGRREVDTEHLLYELAGNDAGAAILKRLGIQPDDVRAFIDANAQKREGAGVPEDGRIGVSPRLKGALDRAFLVSRELGHSYVAPEHLLFGLTQVPESFAGHLLGRYGVTPQKVLQRLVEAQGDKRERPAAKGPSATPQLDQYSRDLTALASEGKLDPVIGRSSEIETVVEVLARRRKNNPVLIGEPGVGKTAIAEGLAQRMLNGDVPESLRGRRLVELNVNGLIAGAKYRGEFEERVKGVMEEIAAQRESLVLFIDEVHMIVGAGQGGGEGGLDIANVFKPAMARGELNLIGATTLSEYQKYIEKDAALERRFQPVFVSEPSVDQTINILRGLRDKLEVHHHVTIRDDALVSAAELSDRYVMGRFLPDKAIDLVDQAAARVHLSATSRPAAILELEAELAQLRREQDYAATRKNFERAHTLDEPIDDKEKALAQATNDWKGQLGTVTSDVTSEDVAEIVSKLTGVPVTQLTAEERTRLLEMEQRLHERVIGQEQAIVAVSDAVRRSRAGLRRGRRPTAVFLFLGPTGVGKTELAKALAEVVFGDEDAIVRIDMSEYMERHAVSRLIGSPPGYVGYDEGGQLTEKVRRRPYCVILLDEIEKAHSDVYNVLLQVFDDGRLTDGKGRVVDFSNTVVIATSNLGSDVVSGQKRSGPGFLSSAEGAMQGAVMGELRQHFRPEFLNRIDEIIVFQPLSGDELRSIVRLQLEQVRRMARSQDIDLTFDDSVIDHLASDGYRPEFGARELKRKMQQAVENELAKEMLKGGVKEGAKVVCRYDAADKRMAFAVQEAGKH; this is encoded by the coding sequence ATGGCTCAGTTCAACTGCGATATCTGCGGCGTGCGCCCCGCGACGGTGCGGGTCGCCGTATTGCAGGACGGCAGACGGCGTTTTCTCGATGTCTGCGACTATCACTATGCGCAGCTCACACGGCATCAGCGCACCTTGAGCCCGCTGGAGGCGCTGTTTCGCGCCTCGCAGCAGGCCGACGGTACAGGCGATACCGGCGACGCGGCGGCCGAACCCGCGCCACAGGCGATGGAAGCCGGCGACGGCGCGATTGTCGAGCGCTATTTCAGCGACGTGGCGCGTGAATTGCTGCAGCGCGCAGCGGAGCGGGCGGTGCAGTTCGGGCGGCGCGAGGTCGACACGGAGCATCTGCTTTACGAACTCGCGGGCAACGACGCCGGCGCGGCGATCCTCAAGCGGCTCGGCATTCAGCCCGACGACGTGCGCGCGTTCATCGACGCCAATGCGCAGAAGCGCGAAGGCGCGGGTGTGCCCGAGGACGGCCGTATCGGCGTCTCGCCACGCTTGAAGGGCGCGCTAGACCGCGCATTTCTCGTCTCGCGCGAACTGGGTCACAGCTACGTCGCGCCCGAACATTTGCTCTTCGGCCTCACGCAGGTGCCAGAAAGCTTTGCGGGCCATCTGCTCGGCCGCTATGGCGTCACGCCTCAAAAGGTGTTGCAGCGGCTCGTCGAGGCCCAGGGCGACAAGCGCGAGCGTCCCGCCGCGAAGGGCCCGAGCGCGACACCGCAACTCGATCAATACAGCCGCGACCTCACGGCGCTTGCGAGCGAGGGCAAGCTCGACCCGGTGATCGGCCGTTCGAGCGAGATCGAGACCGTGGTGGAAGTCCTCGCACGCCGGCGCAAGAACAACCCGGTGCTGATCGGCGAACCTGGCGTAGGCAAGACGGCCATTGCCGAAGGGCTCGCTCAACGCATGCTTAACGGCGACGTGCCCGAATCGCTGCGCGGGCGGCGGCTCGTCGAGTTGAACGTCAACGGGCTGATCGCGGGTGCGAAGTATCGCGGCGAATTCGAAGAGCGCGTGAAAGGCGTGATGGAGGAAATCGCGGCGCAGCGCGAGAGCCTCGTGCTCTTCATCGACGAAGTGCACATGATCGTCGGCGCGGGCCAGGGCGGCGGCGAAGGCGGCCTCGATATCGCCAACGTCTTCAAGCCGGCCATGGCGCGCGGCGAACTGAACCTGATTGGCGCGACGACGCTCTCGGAGTACCAGAAGTACATCGAGAAGGACGCGGCGCTCGAGCGGCGCTTTCAGCCGGTGTTCGTCTCCGAGCCGAGCGTCGATCAGACGATCAACATCCTGCGCGGCTTGCGCGACAAGCTCGAGGTGCATCACCACGTCACCATTCGCGACGACGCACTCGTTTCGGCCGCCGAACTATCGGACCGCTACGTGATGGGCCGATTCCTGCCCGACAAGGCGATCGATCTGGTCGACCAGGCGGCGGCGCGCGTGCATCTTTCGGCCACCTCGCGGCCCGCGGCGATTCTCGAACTCGAAGCGGAGCTGGCGCAGTTGCGGCGCGAGCAGGACTACGCGGCGACGCGCAAGAATTTCGAGCGCGCGCACACGCTCGACGAGCCGATCGACGACAAGGAAAAGGCGCTCGCGCAGGCCACCAATGACTGGAAAGGCCAGCTCGGCACCGTGACCTCCGACGTGACGAGCGAAGATGTCGCGGAGATCGTCTCGAAGCTCACGGGCGTGCCCGTCACGCAGCTGACCGCCGAGGAGCGCACGCGACTGCTCGAAATGGAACAGCGGCTGCATGAGCGCGTGATTGGCCAGGAGCAGGCCATCGTCGCGGTCAGCGACGCGGTGCGCCGTTCGCGCGCCGGGCTGCGGCGCGGGCGGCGGCCCACGGCGGTGTTCCTGTTCCTCGGGCCGACCGGCGTCGGCAAGACCGAGCTTGCGAAGGCGCTGGCCGAAGTGGTGTTCGGCGACGAGGACGCTATCGTGCGCATCGACATGAGCGAGTACATGGAGCGCCACGCGGTGTCGCGGCTGATCGGCTCGCCGCCGGGTTATGTCGGCTATGACGAGGGCGGGCAGCTGACCGAGAAGGTGCGTCGCCGCCCCTATTGCGTGATCTTGCTCGACGAGATCGAGAAAGCCCACTCCGACGTCTACAACGTCCTGCTGCAGGTGTTCGACGACGGGCGGCTCACCGACGGCAAGGGACGTGTGGTCGACTTCAGCAATACGGTCGTGATCGCGACGAGCAATCTCGGCTCCGACGTGGTCTCGGGGCAAAAGCGCTCGGGGCCGGGTTTCCTCTCCAGCGCCGAAGGTGCGATGCAGGGTGCCGTGATGGGCGAGTTGCGCCAGCACTTCCGGCCCGAGTTCCTGAATCGCATCGACGAGATCATCGTGTTCCAGCCGCTTAGCGGCGACGAACTGCGCTCGATCGTGCGGCTGCAACTCGAGCAGGTCCGGCGCATGGCGCGCAGCCAGGATATCGACCTGACGTTCGACGACAGCGTGATCGACCACCTCGCGTCGGACGGGTATCGGCCGGAATTCGGCGCGCGCGAGTTGAAGCGCAAGATGCAGCAGGCGGTGGAGAACGAACTGGCGAAGGAAATGCTCAAGGGCGGTGTGAAGGAGGGCGCCAAGGTCGTGTGCCGCTACGACGCGGCGGACAAACGCATGGCGTTCGCGGTGCAGGAGGCGGGCAAGCATTGA
- the ydiK gene encoding AI-2E family transporter YdiK: MPDIARILFVVAILCALTIGSLYVMRPFLPGLIWATTIVVATWPAMKAIERRCGNRRWLATLVMLLILLVVIVLPLYEAISTLALHGGEIMELIRKLPDYALTAPPQWVNDIPVVGGRIASKWQEFSDAGPGGLLAQLEPYVSIAAHWLIGHAASVGVFVMHMFITVIITGILYSNGEQAADYVTRFAMRVAPAYGEQAVKLAGASVRAVALGIVVTAILQSALGGIGLWVAGVPGAGVLTAVMLMLCLAQIGPTLPLLGGVIWLFVHDAHIAGSLLAVWSVMVAMLDNLVRPVLIRRGVNLPMLLILSGVLGGLFAFGIVGLFIGPVILAVSSTLLSAWIRDPAAQVRDAANSAARQDG, from the coding sequence ATGCCGGACATCGCCCGCATCCTGTTCGTTGTTGCCATACTCTGCGCGCTGACGATCGGCAGCCTCTACGTCATGCGTCCGTTCCTCCCGGGACTGATCTGGGCGACGACGATCGTCGTCGCGACCTGGCCCGCCATGAAAGCCATTGAGCGGCGCTGCGGCAACCGCCGCTGGCTCGCCACGCTCGTGATGCTGCTCATCCTTCTGGTCGTGATCGTGCTGCCGCTCTATGAAGCCATCTCGACGCTCGCGTTGCACGGCGGCGAGATCATGGAGCTGATCCGCAAGCTGCCCGACTACGCGTTGACGGCGCCGCCGCAGTGGGTCAATGACATTCCCGTGGTGGGCGGCCGTATTGCCAGCAAGTGGCAGGAGTTTTCGGACGCGGGTCCTGGCGGCCTGCTCGCGCAACTCGAACCGTACGTTTCGATCGCCGCGCACTGGCTGATCGGCCATGCCGCTTCGGTGGGCGTGTTCGTCATGCACATGTTCATCACGGTCATCATCACGGGCATTCTGTACAGCAACGGCGAGCAGGCCGCCGACTATGTCACGCGCTTCGCCATGCGCGTCGCGCCCGCTTATGGCGAGCAGGCGGTCAAGCTCGCGGGCGCTTCGGTTCGCGCGGTGGCGCTCGGCATCGTCGTCACGGCGATCCTGCAGTCGGCGCTCGGCGGCATCGGCCTGTGGGTGGCCGGGGTGCCGGGAGCGGGCGTGCTCACGGCCGTGATGCTCATGCTGTGTCTCGCGCAGATCGGCCCGACGCTGCCGCTGCTCGGCGGCGTGATCTGGCTGTTCGTGCATGACGCGCATATCGCAGGCAGCCTGCTCGCGGTGTGGTCCGTGATGGTCGCCATGCTCGACAACCTCGTGCGGCCGGTGCTGATCCGCCGCGGCGTCAATCTGCCGATGCTGCTGATTCTCTCCGGCGTGCTCGGCGGCTTGTTCGCCTTCGGGATCGTCGGCCTCTTCATCGGCCCGGTGATCCTCGCCGTCTCGTCCACGTTGCTGAGCGCATGGATACGCGACCCGGCGGCGCAAGTCCGCGATGCGGCCAACTCGGCAGCCCGCCAGGACGGTTGA
- the surE gene encoding 5'/3'-nucleotidase SurE: protein MTATDSKLPCVLLTNDDGIDAPGLAVLEAVAAELAHEVWVVAPEHDQSGTSHSISLHTPLRVSRRGERRFGVLGTPGDCVVMAVRQLMGDVRPSLVLSGINRGGNLGVETMFSGTVGAAMTGLLLGLPSIALSQTFRDRERVRWDTARALAPDVIRRLAAVAHDAPVCLNVNFPDIDASAAGPLTVTRQGVGLVQGIDVVPQIDPRGMDYHWLRFNRGPRENGPDSETTVVNSGRVSVTPLHFERTDEKTFVTLQAALGAAA, encoded by the coding sequence ATGACTGCAACCGATAGCAAACTGCCCTGCGTGCTCCTCACCAACGACGACGGCATCGACGCGCCCGGCCTCGCCGTGCTCGAAGCCGTGGCCGCCGAACTCGCGCACGAAGTCTGGGTCGTCGCGCCCGAACACGACCAGAGCGGCACCTCGCACTCGATCAGCCTGCACACGCCGCTGCGCGTCTCCCGGCGCGGCGAGCGGCGCTTCGGCGTGCTCGGCACGCCGGGCGATTGCGTGGTGATGGCGGTGCGCCAGCTCATGGGCGACGTGCGCCCTTCGCTCGTGCTCTCGGGCATCAACCGCGGCGGCAACCTCGGCGTGGAGACGATGTTCTCCGGCACGGTAGGCGCAGCCATGACGGGCCTTCTGCTCGGCCTGCCGTCCATCGCCTTGAGCCAGACCTTCCGCGACCGCGAGCGTGTGCGCTGGGACACCGCCCGCGCGCTCGCACCGGACGTGATTCGCCGCCTCGCCGCCGTGGCGCACGATGCGCCCGTTTGCCTGAACGTGAATTTCCCCGATATCGACGCAAGCGCCGCGGGACCGCTCACGGTCACGCGCCAGGGCGTGGGGCTCGTGCAGGGTATCGACGTCGTGCCGCAGATCGATCCGCGCGGCATGGATTACCACTGGCTGCGCTTCAATCGCGGCCCGCGCGAAAACGGGCCCGACAGCGAAACGACCGTGGTGAACTCCGGCCGCGTTTCGGTCACGCCGCTGCATTTCGAACGCACCGACGAAAAAACCTTTGTCACGTTGCAGGCGGCGCTCGGCGCTGCCGCCTGA
- a CDS encoding acyl-CoA thioesterase — translation MATPTYRRKHKIHFSECDPAGIVFYPQYFVLFNDLVESWIDELLPQEGYHGVIGERRVGMPTVRLEVDFKAVSRMGDEVWLSLDVERLGGASLTLAWACTGVDGVLRMTARQTIVTTSLDTHKSIGIPDDIRDAIARAMESAART, via the coding sequence ATGGCGACGCCCACATACCGCCGCAAACACAAGATCCACTTCTCGGAGTGCGATCCCGCCGGCATCGTGTTCTATCCGCAGTATTTCGTCCTCTTCAACGACCTCGTCGAGTCGTGGATCGACGAGTTGCTGCCGCAAGAGGGCTATCACGGCGTGATAGGCGAACGCCGCGTGGGCATGCCGACCGTGCGGCTCGAAGTGGATTTCAAGGCCGTGAGCAGGATGGGCGACGAGGTCTGGCTGTCGCTCGACGTCGAGCGCCTGGGCGGCGCGTCGCTCACGCTGGCGTGGGCCTGCACGGGCGTGGACGGCGTGCTGCGCATGACGGCGCGCCAGACCATCGTGACGACCTCGCTCGACACCCACAAGTCGATTGGCATTCCTGATGACATTCGCGACGCGATCGCGCGGGCGATGGAGTCCGCCGCGCGCACATAA
- a CDS encoding BPSL1445 family SYLF domain-containing lipoprotein, whose amino-acid sequence MRRRQFLLSSSAALAAGGLALAGCTTTPPGSQSGAAQNTAKRNSIDAGVDATLTRLFNTVSGSQELISKSSGVLVFPQVLSAGFWIGGQYGTGALRVDGRTTGYYSTIAGSFGLQIGAQSKAIIFAFMNPVALNDFTNSQGWSAGADATVALVTVGANGNVDTSTATSPVEAFVLTNAGLMAGVSLEGVKVSRLVI is encoded by the coding sequence ATGCGCCGACGTCAATTTCTTCTCAGCTCCAGTGCCGCTCTCGCCGCCGGCGGCCTCGCGCTTGCCGGCTGCACGACCACGCCGCCGGGCTCCCAGAGCGGCGCTGCGCAGAACACGGCGAAGCGCAATTCGATCGACGCGGGCGTCGACGCCACGCTCACGCGCCTCTTCAACACGGTGAGCGGGTCGCAGGAACTGATCTCGAAGTCGAGCGGCGTGCTCGTCTTTCCGCAAGTTCTCTCGGCGGGCTTCTGGATCGGCGGGCAGTACGGCACCGGCGCGCTGCGCGTGGATGGCCGCACGACGGGTTACTACAGCACCATTGCGGGCTCGTTCGGTCTGCAGATCGGCGCGCAGTCCAAGGCCATCATCTTCGCGTTCATGAACCCGGTCGCGCTCAACGATTTCACGAACAGCCAGGGCTGGTCGGCCGGCGCGGATGCCACGGTTGCGCTCGTCACGGTGGGCGCGAACGGCAACGTCGATACCTCGACCGCCACGAGCCCGGTGGAGGCGTTCGTGCTGACCAACGCGGGCCTCATGGCCGGGGTATCGCTGGAAGGCGTGAAAGTGTCGCGGCTCGTGATTTGA
- a CDS encoding response regulator transcription factor, translated as MKATQDVRIVVADDHPVVLTAISDYLDTQPGFRVVAKAATGAGLIDALRDTECELIITDFSMQGDLEDEDGLRLVSRLRRLYPDTPVIVFTMVTNGGILHQLAQLGVAGLIGKDEPIPALGEVCRRALAEPGTALSARIAERLAKEGSTVDEFQRNQPLSPRELEVVRLFALGLSVTEISKRLNRSVTTVATQKRAAMRKLHLESNADLIRYAGEHGFA; from the coding sequence ATGAAAGCAACGCAAGATGTGCGGATCGTGGTGGCCGACGACCATCCGGTCGTGCTGACGGCGATCAGCGATTACCTCGACACCCAGCCGGGCTTCAGGGTGGTTGCGAAAGCCGCGACCGGCGCGGGACTCATCGACGCCTTGCGCGACACCGAGTGCGAGCTGATCATCACCGACTTCTCGATGCAGGGCGACCTCGAAGACGAGGACGGCCTGCGGCTCGTCAGCCGCTTGCGGCGGCTCTATCCCGATACGCCTGTGATCGTGTTCACGATGGTCACCAACGGCGGCATCCTGCACCAGCTTGCGCAGCTCGGCGTGGCCGGACTGATCGGCAAGGATGAGCCGATTCCCGCACTCGGCGAAGTCTGCCGGCGCGCGCTCGCGGAACCGGGTACGGCGCTTTCCGCGCGCATTGCCGAACGGCTCGCCAAGGAAGGCTCGACCGTCGACGAATTTCAGCGCAACCAGCCGCTGTCGCCGCGCGAGCTCGAAGTGGTGCGGCTCTTCGCGCTCGGCCTGAGCGTCACCGAAATCTCGAAGCGGTTGAATCGCTCGGTCACCACCGTCGCCACGCAAAAGCGCGCGGCCATGCGCAAACTCCATCTCGAATCGAATGCCGATCTGA